The following proteins come from a genomic window of Bacteroidota bacterium:
- a CDS encoding TIGR01212 family radical SAM protein (This family includes YhcC from E. coli K-12, an uncharacterized radical SAM protein.): protein MRYPWGHQRRFNAYAQYFKKTFGGRVQKISIDAGFTCPNRDGTIGTGGCTYCNNDAFNPSYCDPDITVAEQIAEGIKFHTNRYRRAEKYLAYFQPYSNTYASLKELREIYDQALSFPGIIGLVIGTRPDCIDLEKLKYFQELSEKYYIILEYGIESCYDKTLRRINRGHTFQQSIEAIWMSVEFGLKTGAHLIFGLPGESREEMLDEADILSSLPLDTIKFHQLQIVKGTPMAKEYENERNSFNLFSLDEYVDFIVTFTERLNPDIVIERFAGEVPPRFLIAPDWGLIRNDQILDLIEKKLEIMDTWQGKKY from the coding sequence ATGAGATATCCCTGGGGACATCAACGCCGCTTTAATGCCTATGCACAATACTTTAAGAAAACCTTCGGAGGCAGGGTTCAGAAAATTAGTATTGATGCCGGTTTCACCTGCCCGAACCGCGATGGAACAATAGGGACTGGCGGTTGTACCTATTGCAACAACGATGCCTTCAACCCCTCCTATTGCGATCCTGATATTACTGTCGCTGAACAGATTGCAGAAGGAATTAAGTTTCACACTAACCGTTACCGCCGCGCAGAAAAGTACCTGGCATACTTTCAGCCCTATTCAAATACATACGCTTCCCTCAAAGAACTCAGAGAAATTTACGATCAGGCCCTCTCATTCCCCGGGATTATTGGCCTTGTCATCGGAACCAGACCCGATTGTATTGACCTGGAAAAACTTAAGTATTTCCAGGAACTGTCGGAAAAATACTATATCATCCTTGAATACGGAATAGAGTCCTGTTATGATAAAACACTACGAAGGATAAACCGCGGACATACATTTCAGCAATCCATAGAAGCTATCTGGATGAGTGTTGAATTCGGACTAAAAACCGGTGCCCATCTTATCTTTGGCCTGCCCGGTGAATCCCGCGAAGAAATGCTCGATGAAGCAGATATCTTATCCAGCCTGCCCCTCGATACCATCAAGTTCCATCAGCTTCAGATCGTAAAAGGGACTCCAATGGCCAAAGAGTATGAAAATGAACGAAACAGCTTTAATTTGTTCAGCCTGGATGAATATGTCGATTTCATAGTTACTTTTACCGAAAGACTTAATCCCGATATCGTCATCGAACGTTTTGCCGGGGAAGTGCCACCCCGCTTTCTCATCGCTCCCGACTGGGGATTGATCCGCAATGATCAGATTTTGGACCTGATCGAAAAAAAACTTGAAATCATGGATACCTGGCAGGGCAAAAAATACTGA